A window of the Loxodonta africana isolate mLoxAfr1 chromosome 3, mLoxAfr1.hap2, whole genome shotgun sequence genome harbors these coding sequences:
- the CASP14 gene encoding caspase-14: MKMRKQRDGTRLYLNLSLTGYSVLYLAILIPDLSRSHPLLLPDLSAFADFRHFLAQEVYDMSGARLALTLCVTKAREGSEADLDALERMFQKLGFESTLKRDPTAQQFQEELDKFQQAMDARTDPISCSFVVLMAHGSEGYLKGEDEKMAKLDDLFEVLNNKNCQALKAKPKVYIVQACRGEQRDPGEIVGGSEIRMIIKDSPQTIPTYTDALHVYSTVEGYISYRHDKEGSCFIQTLVEVFTERKGHILELLTEVTRRMAEAELVQEGEARKVNPEIQSTLRKRLYLQ, translated from the exons AtgaagatgaggaaacagagagatGGAACCCGG CTGTACCTAAATCTAAGTTTAACTgggtattctgtattgtatctggCGATCCTAATCCCAGACCTTTCTCGATCACATCCCCTACTTCTGCCTGACCTTTCTGCCTTTGCTGACTTCCGTCATTTCTTGGCTCAGGAGGTGTACGATATGTCGGGTGCCCGCCTGGCCCTGACACTTTGCGTCACCAAAGCCCGGGAAGGTTCCGAGGCAGACCTGGATGCCCTGGAACGTATGTTCCAGAAGCTGGGATTTGAGAGCACCTTGAAGAGAGATCCCACCGCTCAG CAATTCCAGGAAGAGTTGGATAAATTCCAGCAGGCCATGGATGCCCGGACAGACCCCATCAGCTGCAGCTTTGTGGTGCTCATGGCGCATGGGTCAGAAGGCTATCTCAAGGGGGAGGATGAGAAGATGGCCAAGCTGGATGACCTCTTTGAGGTCCTGAACAACAAGAACTGCCAGGCCCTAAAAGCCAAACCCAAAGTGTACATCGTACAGGCCTGTCGAGGAG AACAAAGAGATCCTGGAGAAATAGTAGGTGGAAGTGAGATCAGGATGATCATAAAAGACAGCCCCCAAACCATTCCAACCTACACAGATGCCCTGCATGTCTACTCCACTGTAGAGG GGTACATTTCCTACAGACATGACAAGGAAGGCTCCTGCTTCATCCAGACTCTGGTTGAAGTGTTTACTGAGAGGAAAGGACACATTTTGGAACTTCTGACAGAG GTGACACGGCGGATGGCAGAAGCAGAGCTGGTTCAGGAAGGGGAAGCAAGGAAAGTGAATCCTGAAATCCAAAGCACCCTTCGGAAACGGCTCTATCTGCAGTAG